From Pseudomonas vanderleydeniana, the proteins below share one genomic window:
- a CDS encoding DUF1852 domain-containing protein, with product MNSDFEFSIKSICFDEDYRPSDNTRITTNFANLARGTSRQENLRNTLRMIDNRFNALAHWDNPKGDRYTVELEIISVEMNFEAESQGDALPLIEILKTTVLDRKTHEHIAGIVGNNFSSYVRDYDFSVLLLGHNKGRAEFSAPEGFGDLHGKLFKSFVNSSAYREHFDKPPVICLSVSSSKTYHRTENKHPVLGVEYQQDEYSLTDEYFSKMGLKVRYFMPSNSVAPLAFYFSGDLLGDYTNLELISTISTMDTFQKIYRPEIYNANSAAGKSYQPSLQHQDYSLTRIVYDREERSRLAVEQGRFAEEHFIKPYQAVLEQWSAHHAL from the coding sequence ATGAACAGTGACTTCGAGTTTTCTATCAAGAGTATTTGTTTCGATGAAGACTATCGTCCATCGGACAATACGCGTATCACCACAAACTTCGCCAACCTGGCGAGAGGGACGAGCCGCCAGGAAAACTTGCGCAATACCTTGCGGATGATCGACAACCGCTTCAATGCCTTGGCGCACTGGGATAATCCCAAGGGCGATCGCTACACGGTCGAACTTGAAATCATTTCCGTTGAAATGAATTTCGAGGCTGAAAGCCAGGGGGATGCTCTTCCCTTGATCGAGATACTGAAAACGACGGTGCTCGACCGCAAGACCCATGAGCACATTGCCGGTATCGTCGGGAACAATTTTTCTTCTTATGTGCGCGACTATGATTTCAGCGTGCTGTTGCTAGGTCATAACAAGGGGCGCGCTGAATTCAGCGCTCCAGAGGGTTTCGGCGATTTGCACGGCAAGCTGTTCAAGAGTTTCGTGAATTCAAGCGCCTACAGAGAGCACTTCGACAAGCCTCCGGTGATCTGCCTGAGCGTGTCGAGCAGCAAGACCTATCATCGGACCGAGAACAAGCATCCGGTACTGGGTGTCGAGTATCAGCAGGATGAGTATTCGCTGACGGATGAGTACTTCAGCAAGATGGGCTTGAAGGTTCGCTACTTCATGCCCTCGAACAGCGTTGCACCTTTGGCTTTTTACTTTTCCGGTGACTTGCTGGGCGACTACACCAATCTCGAACTGATCAGCACCATCAGCACGATGGACACCTTCCAGAAAATTTACCGGCCTGAAATCTACAACGCGAACTCGGCTGCGGGTAAGTCCTACCAACCCAGCCTGCAGCACCAGGATTACTCATTGACTCGCATTGTCTATGACCGAGAGGAACGCAGCCGGCTGGCTGTCGAGCAGGGGCGATTCGCCGAGGAGCACTTTATCAAGCCCTATCAGGCGGTTCTTGAACAGTGGTCTGCCCATCACGCTCTTTGA